One stretch of Microplitis mediator isolate UGA2020A chromosome 9, iyMicMedi2.1, whole genome shotgun sequence DNA includes these proteins:
- the LOC130675157 gene encoding jerky protein homolog-like, with translation MNLKRKRKVLTLREKLDVILSIDEGKSGKYLSRKFEVGSSTISDIKKKHNDIIDFSTKLIEKDGNLSRKIMKGSQDPTLDNAVFEWFTRKRTSGQPISGSLLCEKARSINQTIDGNREFQASRGWLERFKSRHGIRVLRINGEKLSADSNASSIFVHTLKSIIDKNGYTREFIYNVDETRLNYKALPIKSLVLRSESAAPGYKSLKEFVTIVVCANASGTHRLPLFIIGKSRNQEIIKHSQDMPVIYKYSKKAWMNREIFTHWFRKIFITEVQEFQSKTDRKNHVLLILDNAPCHPPADILDAVHETFRIKYLPPNVTSIIQPMDQDDNNCDSIVKMIKDLSLRKCFHIMADAWNNIDSKTIVRSWNKIFEC, from the exons ATGAATCTAAAACGTAAACGTAAAGTTCTCACTTTGAGGGAAAAATTAGACGTTATCCTAAGTATTGACGAAGGTAAAAGTGGGAAATATTTGTCACGTAAATTCGAAGTCGGTTCATCCACAATAtctgatattaaaaaaaaacataatgatATCATTGATTTTTCTACTAAACTCATCGAAAAGGATGGAAACTTATcgagaaaaataatgaaaggaTCACAAGATCCTACACTGGACAATGCAGTATTCGAATGGTTTACCCGAAAAAGAACAAGTGGACAGCCGATTTCAGGATCATTACTCTGCGAAAAAGCTCGATCGATAAATCAAACAATTGACGGAAATCGCGAATTTCAAGCCAGTAGGGGGTGGTTAGAAAGATTCAAGTCTAGGCATGGGATAAGAGTTCTCCGGATTAACGGAGAAAAATTATCAGCGGACTCAAATGCTTCCTCTATTTTTGTACATACATTGAAATCCATCATTGATAAAAATGGATATACgagagaatttatttacaatgtTGATGAGACTAGACTAAATTATAAAGCATTGCCAATTAAATCATTAGTATTACGTTCTGAATCAGCAGCACCAGGCTATAAAAGTTTGAAAGAATTTGTAACGATTGTTGTATGTGCAAATGCAAGTGGGACCCATCGATTACCGTTATTTATCATTGGAAAGTCAAGAAATCAAGAAATTATCAAACATTCTCAAGATATGCCAGTTATCTACAAATACTCAAAAAAGGCATGGATGAATCGAGAAATATTTACGCATTggttccgaaaaattttcattacggAGGTTCAAGAGTTTCAGAGTAAAACAGATAGAAAGAATCATGTACTATTAATACTCGACAATGCACCTTGCCATCCACCAGCTGATATTTTAGATGCTGTTCATGAAACTTTcaggattaaatatttacctcCAAACGTGACTTCCATTATCCAACCTATGGACCAAG atgataataattgtgattCTATAGTAAAGATGATCAAAGATTTGAGCTTAAGAAAATGCTTTCATATCATGGCTGATGCATGGAATAATATTGATAGCAAGACGATAGTTCGGTCATGGAACAAAATCTTCGAATGCTAG